The proteins below come from a single Eremothecium sinecaudum strain ATCC 58844 chromosome II, complete sequence genomic window:
- a CDS encoding endonuclease III domain-containing protein (Syntenic homolog of Ashbya gossypii ACR278W; Syntenic homolog of Saccharomyces cerevisiae YOL043C (NTG2) and YAL015C (NTG1)), with protein MVDVRRLKRLRVEVEINSVSKYFKKEEEATLKDLESFTSDEQVDFDKVRGMKSKEFFDYIDNRTFDGISDNFTTKNCDAFPKNFVSIYSKVRLMRSKIVTPVDTVGCAMMPINISAKFGIEKYDIRPQIYRLQLLVSLMMSSQTKDEMNAKALYNLMKYSIETMKSTEGVTLDVLLNIEQSVLETLIHPVGFHRKKSRYIKEAAQLLLNNFGGDVPTSIEGFCSLPGVGPKMGYLALQKSWGIVAGIGVDVHVDRLSKMWRWVDSKKCKTPEHTRKALESWLPRDLWYEFNPVLVGFGQVICSARGRRCDICLANTICDNVDRKLVNSSKLDVNEILSRGDHSKLLLHLQELQNETEG; from the coding sequence ATGGTGGATGTTAGAAGGCTGAAACGGCTAAGAGTAGAGGTTGAAATAAATTCTGTTTCTAAGTACTTCAAAAAGGAGGAAGAAGCAACGTTAAAGGATTTAGAGAGTTTTACAAGTGATGAGCAAGTTGACTTCGATAAAGTCCGTGGAATGAAATCTAAGGAGTTCTTTGATTATATAGACAACCGAACATTTGATGGTATATCTGATAATTTTACCACAAAGAATTGTGATGCTTTCCCGAAGAACTTTGTATCTATATATTCAAAAGTTCGACTGATGCGAAGCAAAATAGTAACACCAGTAGATACTGTAGGATGTGCGATGATGCCAATTAATATTAGTGCGAAATTCGGTATTGAAAAGTATGATATACGACCGCAAATATATCGGTTACAGCTTTTGGTGTCTCTGATGATGTCTTCCCAAACTAAAGATGAGATGAATGCGAAAGCCTTGTACAATTTGATGAAGTACTCAATAGAAACTATGAAAAGTACAGAAGGAGTCACGCTTGATGTACTACTTAACATTGAGCAAAGTGTATTGGAGACTTTAATCCACCCAGTAGGATTTCATAGAAAAAAGTCAAGGTATATTAAGGAAGCTGCACAACTCCTGCTGAACAACTTTGGGGGAGACGTGCCCACTTCGATAGAGGGATTTTGTTCTTTACCCGGAGTAGGACCTAAAATGGGATACTTAGCACTGCAAAAGTCATGGGGAATAGTTGCGGGAATTGGAGTGGATGTACATGTTGACCGTTTATCTAAGATGTGGCGCTGGGTAGACTCTAAAAAGTGTAAAACACCAGAACATACCCGTAAAGCGCTTGAGTCCTGGCTGCCTCGTGATCTTTGGTACGAATTTAATCCGGTATTAGTTGGTTTTGGTCAAGTGATTTGCTCAGCACGAGGAAGGCGATGCGACATATGCCTTGCAAACACTATCTGCGATAACGTCGATAGAAAGCTTGTTAATTCCAGCAAATTGGACGTGAATGAAATACTTAGTCGTGGTGACCATTCGAAGCTGCTACTGCACTTACAGGAACTGCAAAATGAAACAGAAGGTTAA
- the TPD3 gene encoding protein phosphatase 2A structural subunit TPD3 (Syntenic homolog of Ashbya gossypii ACR279C; Syntenic homolog of Saccharomyces cerevisiae YAL016W (TPD3)), producing the protein MTERSEDLYPLALLMDELKHDDIANRVEAMKKLDTIALALGQQRTRDELIPFLTEVAQDDEDEVFAFLAQQLGKFVPFIGGSNYATLLLPALEILASTEETLVRDKAVDSLNNIAQELSQEQLFHDFIPLIENLATNEWFSSKVSACGLFKAVIVRVKDDKFRKELLALLLQLAQDDTPMVRRAAGRNLPTLIDLLTQNIDLSTNEDWDYISNMFQRLMADNQDSVKFLAVEVLISILKFFNKKNDATHTKGLLHSAIQLIGDEAWRVRYMAADKFEELASQFTADPSYIEALVQPFLNLCEDNESDVRKAVAKQIPGFAKLLEDPQVVLKKILPVVQTLCIDESETVRTSLASEVTGLAPLLSKQEVIDNLLPILLNMLKDDFPEVRLNVIAKLKIINEVTGIDFLSENLLPAITELAKDDNWRVRLAIIEYIPLLAEQLGVEFFDRQLTDLCLSWLWDTVYSIRHAAVINLKKLTEIFGSDWSEEQIISCLLKSDTHILENFVYRITLLSALTELVPVVSPQVITDKILPFINHLANDNVPNIRFNAAKSYAVIAEALDEKYASLIKDTVIVALEKLCQDNDVDVRYFASQSLEKCKSIPG; encoded by the coding sequence ATGACTGAACGAAGTGAAGATTTATACCCATTAGCTTTACTAATGGATGAATTGAAGCATGATGATATTGCGAATCGAGTGGAGGCAATGAAGAAACTAGATACAATTGCATTGGCGTTGGGTCAGCAGAGAACTCGAGATGAGCTTATTCCTTTTTTGACCGAGGTGGCTCAGGACGACGAGGACGAAGTTTTTGCCTTTCTTGCTCAGCAGTTGGGAAAATTTGTACCTTTTATTGGCGGTAGTAACTATGCTACATTGTTGCTCCCTGCGCTTGAGATTTTGGCATCTACTGAGGAGACACTGGTCCGTGACAAGGCAGTTGATTCGTTAAACAACATTGCCCAGGAGTTGTCCCAGGAGCAGTTGTTTCACGATTTTATTCCGTTAATTGAGAACTTGGCTACGAACGAATGGTTTTCTTCTAAAGTATCTGCGTGCGGGTTATTTAAGGCCGTAATTGTCCGTGTTAAGGATGATAAGTTTAGAAAGGAATTACTTGCACTGCTTCTGCAGTTAGCGCAGGATGACACCCCAATGGTCAGGAGAGCAGCCGGAAGGAATCTACCAACTTTGATCGACCTTTTGACGCAAAATATAGACTTATCTACAAATGAGGATTGGGATTACATATCTAATATGTTCCAGAGGTTGATGGCGGACAATCAGGATTCAGTAAAGTTCCTCGCTGTAGAGGTATTAATTTCTATTCTTAAgttttttaataaaaagaaCGATGCTACGCATACAAAGGGTCTGTTGCATTCGGCTATACAGCTAATCGGAGACGAAGCTTGGAGAGTTCGGTACATGGCCGCGGACAAGTTTGAAGAATTGGCTTCCCAGTTTACAGCTGATCCTTCTTATATTGAGGCGTTGGTACAGCCATTCTTGAACCTATGTGAAGATAATGAAAGTGACGTCAGAAAGGCTGTTGCTAAACAAATACCAGGATTTGCAAAATTGTTGGAAGATCCTCAGGTTGTATTGAAGAAAATCCTCCCGGTTGTGCAGACGTTATGCATTGACGAAAGTGAAACAGTTCGGACTTCCTTGGCATCAGAAGTTACTGGCTTGGCTCCATTATTGAGCAAACAGGAAGTTATTGATAATCTACTCCCAATCTTGTTGAATATGCTGAAGGATGATTTCCCGGAGGTCCGCTTAAACGTGATCGCCAAACTAAAGATTATTAATGAAGTCACTGGAATTGATTTCTTGTCGGAAAATTTGTTACCGGCAATTACTGAATTGGCTAAGGATGACAATTGGAGGGTTAGACTAGCCATCATAGAGTATATCCCATTACTAGCAGAGCAACTAGGTGTTGAATTTTTTGATCGACAGCTAACTGACTTATGCCTTTCTTGGCTATGGGATACTGTATACTCGATCAGACATGCTGCAGTCATCAATTTGAAAAAACTAACAGAAATATTTGGGTCTGACTGGTCTGAAGAGCAAATCATCTCATGCTTATTGAAATCTGATACACATATCTTAGAAAATTTTGTGTACCGGATTACACTACTTTCCGCATTAACAGAACTGGTGCCAGTTGTTTCACCGCAAGTTATAACCGATAAAATTTTACCCTTTATCAATCATCTAGCCAATGACAATGTTCCAAATATAAGATTCAACGCCGCTAAATCGTACGCCGTTATCGCTGAGGCATTGGATGAAAAATATGCTAGTCTTATTAAAGACACTGTAATTGTAGCTCTGGAAAAATTATGTCAAGATAACGATGTTGATGTCAGGTATTTTGCAAGCCAGAGTTTGGAAAAATGTAAATCCATTCCAGGTTAG
- the PEX15 gene encoding Pex15p (Syntenic homolog of Ashbya gossypii ACR280C; Syntenic homolog of Saccharomyces cerevisiae YOL044W (PEX15)): MSQTITKTEPLTLDSLLQSKIFQNSRPKYTNSVEVQLRECQDLYLKAQFSNLVSKIYQYKLLDNKGFNDFYKKDLWNWFLTAISGLRQLEELSPEVQKQVKHELSRTTGGISNACKNVRLLVKEKLLLSYFRAAIHYGSLEVNEHSQFFTDVSSSMVGEIGKLVLEVCSEGEIKLLAKMVEMYLLDLQVRCQHRILDKSLYSQLCRKVPLLSDKLSGKTTDSQGRTSTHQDIILLKLVPRKKSPVVKTITKPVSPSPRIETTEQLPQPGQAEGSIIGKPGEYLRSSSSKRSFFRFFPSWLSDFSDARFVAICIVLSVILRKIRWVNTLSKYGVLRIKDYLDFIFKG, translated from the coding sequence CACGTCCCAAGTATACAAATTCCGTGGAGGTACAGTTACGTGAATGCCAGGATTTGTATCTGAAGGCCCAATTCTCTAACTTAGTATCGAAAATATACCAGTATAAACTTCTGGACAACAAGGGTTTTAACGATTTCTATAAGAAGGATTTGTGGAATTGGTTTCTCACTGCTATCAGTGGGTTACGCCAGCTCGAAGAATTATCACCGGAAGTTCAGAAACAAGTCAAACATGAACTAAGCCGTACTACAGGTGGTATATCTAATGCATGCAAGAACGTCCGACTACTTGTTAAAGAAAAGTTGTTGCTAAGTTACTTCAGAGCTGCTATTCATTACGGAAGCCTTGAAGTAAATGAACACTCCCAATTCTTCACAGACGTAAGTTCCTCCATGGTAGGCGAAATTGGAAAACTTGTCCTAGAAGTTTGCAGTGAGGGAGAAATTAAGTTACTAGCCAAAATGGTTGAAATGTATTTGTTGGACCTACAGGTCCGTTGTCAGCACCGGATTCTTGACAAATCCTTGTACAGCCAGCTTTGTCGAAAAGTCCCGCTGTTGAGTGACAAGCTATCAGGAAAAACAACAGATTCACAGGGTAGAACGTCGACCCATCAAGATATTATCTTACTGAAACTAGTGCCCAGAAAGAAATCGCCTGTCGTCAAGACGATTACTAAACCTGTCTCACCTTCTCCCCGGATTGAAACAACCGAACAACTTCCCCAGCCAGGCCAAGCCGAAGGAAGCATAATAGGTAAACCGGGGGAATATCTGCGTTCTAGCTCATCTAAGCGCTCATTTTTCAGGTTTTTCCCATCTTGGCTGAGTGATTTCAGCGATGCCAGATTTGTGGCTATTTGCATCGTTCTATCTGTTATCCTGAGGAAGATAAGATGGGTCAACACCCTGTCAAAATATGGTGTCCTGCGTATCAAGGACTACTTGGACTTTATATTTAAGGGTTGA